The genomic window CTGGAGTTGCGGCCCGATTCCACCCTGGGTGTGCCGGGCCTGTTGCAAGCGATACGCGCCGGCAATGTGCTGGTCGCCAACACCCCCGGTTCTGCGTTTCTGGAGTCGCCCGCGCTGCTGGGCTTTCTGCCGGCCATCGCCCAAGCCTTGCTGGGTGAGCGCTTGAGCCTCCCGGCCTTGCCTACCTGGTGGTGCGGCGAGCGCAGCGCCATGGAAGCCGCCCTGCCCTTGCTCGGCGAGCGCACCATCAAGCCGACCTACCCCGGCTCCAGCATCCACCCCAGCTTTGATGCGATGCTGGGCCACACGCTGCAGCAAAGTGCATTGGACCGCTTGGCCGGCCGCATCGTGCGCCAAAGCGAAGAGCACACCGTACAGGCTTATATGCCCCTGTCGCAAATGCCAACCTGGCGCAACCCTGCCGACGGCAAGGGCGGATCAGCAGGCATGGAAGCTCGCTCCGTCATGCTGCGGGTGTTCGCCGTGTCTGCCGGCCGCAACGCCCAAGGCCAACCGACCTGGCAAGTACTGCCCGGCGGCCTGGCCCGGGTGGCGGGGACGAGTACGGACATTGCCTCCATGCAACGCGGCGGCAGCAGTGCCGACGTCTGGGCGCTCACCCGTGGCGAAGTAGACACCACCACGCTGCTGCCCACCACCCTCACCCCTGCCGTGTTGGCCCAGCGCAAACGTTTGGTCACCAGCCGCGCTGCAGAAAACCTGTATTGGTTGGGTCGCTATACCGAGCGGGCTGACAACACCATCCGCCTGGCCCGGCTGGCGCTGGAGTACCTGGGCGGCGAAGAGCAGTCCAGCACGCCTTTGCTGCAATGGCTCACGGAGCTGGCGCAAATCAACACCCTCGTCCTCCCCGGGGTGCCGTCTGCGGTGCAAGCGCGGCGCGTTTTTGAGCGATCCATCATCGCCAGCCTAGCCTCGCCCGATGGCGCGACCGGCGTGGGCTACAACATGCGCGCCTTGAAGATGGCAGCCGCCACGGTGCGCGAACGCTTGTCCCAGGAGCACTGGGCCACCATCGTGCGGGCGGAAGAAGAAGTTTTCCAGCGTTGCGCCCAGTTGGCCGCGCAAGGAGACTACGCACCCAACCAGGCCCTGCGGATTCTCAAAGACGCCAGTGACCACCTCGCCGCCATCACCGGCGCCCAAACCGACCGCATGACCCGGGACGATGGATGGCGCCTGCTGAGCATCGGCCGGCATGTGGAGCGGCTGAATTTTCTGGCCACTGCCCTGGATCAGTCACTGGAGACCGGCGCCGTCGATACCGACGGTGGGTTTGAAGCCCTGCTCGGCTTGTTTGACAGCACCATCACGTTTCATGCCCAGTACCAGCAGAGCCGTGATGTGGCGGCGCTCATTGACCTGCTGGTTCTGGACCGCGACAACCCGCGCTCACTGGCGTGGGTCGCTCACACGCTGCGGGGCCGCCTGGCCAAACTCGCCCAGAGCCCCGCCCATGAACTTAGCGAAATGAGCTTACAAGTGCCATCGCCCGTCCGCTGGGACTTGGCCACTTTGTGTGAAAGCCCGGCCGATGGACCGGTGATGGGCCCGCTGCGGACGCTCCTCAAGTCCCTATGCCAAGCCGCCTACACCGTGTCTGAGGACATCAGCACCACCTATTTCACCCACTCGGGCGAAACCAAACAAAGCGTGGGTACCTGATGCTGCTGCAAGTCACCCACGAAACCCGCTACGACTACCAACCCGCCGTTGAGACGGCGCAGCATGTGGCCTATCTGGAGCCGCGCGCCCACGGCAGCCAGCATGTGCTGAGCCACAGCCTGATCATCAACCCGCAGCCAGCCCAGCAACGCAGCGCACCGGATGTGTTCGGCAACCAGCGCTGTTTTTTCTCACTGCAGATACCCCATAGCGTCTTGCAGGTGAGGGCTTGCAGTCTGGTGTCCACGCGTGAGCAAATCCGCCCCCAAAGTAGTTTGCCCTGGGAGACCCTGCGGGACCGGCTGCGCTTTCAGGCCGGTGCGGCTTACGAGGCAGCCGCAGAGTTTGTATTTGCCAGCCCGTTTGTGCCCCGGCAGCTGGAGTTCTCGGGCTATGCGCGCCCCAGCTTTGTTGCCGGCACCAGCCTGATCGCTGTGGCCTGCGACCTGATGGAGCGGATCCACACCGACTTCACCTACGAGTCCCACAGCACCCAGATCAATACCCCAGCACTGCAGGCCCTGGAGCAGCGCAAAGGCGTGTGCCAGGACTTTGCCCACATCATGCTGGCCTGCTGGCGCAGCATGGGCCTGCCTGCCCGCTATGTCAGTGGCTATTTGTTGACCCAGCCCGCGCCCGGACAAGTGAAGCTCATCGGGAGCGACGCGTCCCACGCCTGGGTGAGCGTTTATGTGCCGGACCTCCCTGAGGGTGAGCGCTGGGTGGATTTCGACCCGACCAACAACCGCTGGGGCTGGCACGCCCCCGGGGCCGACTATGTCACCGTGGCTACCGGGCGGGATTTTGGCGATGTGTCGCCGCTGCGAGGCGTCATCCATGGCGGGTCACGGCACACGCTAACGGTGGGTGTCACCGTCGAAGAAATCCGCACCGACAGCCCGCCAGCTGCTGCCCCTGCGCATAATGATGCGCCGCAGACCCAAACCCAAACGCAAGGCCCTGCGGCGGGCATGTCTCAATAGCAGTCGCAGTCGCAGTTGCAATAAACAACGCGACAGCCATCCGGTGGAGACGTTTTCCCGCCACGGAATTGCTATACTTTTGATAGCTATAGGCGAGCATTCCATGAGCGCCAGATGCACTTTTTACTTGTAAACCTGAGAGATTTCCCATGAGCATTTACGACAAACTCGCCGCACTCCAGATCATCTTGCCACCTGTTGCCATTCCGGCAGCGGCCTACGTGCCCTTTGTGCAAACCGGCAAGCTCGTGTTCCTGAGCGGCCACATCGCCAAAAAAGACGGCAAGCCCTGGGTCGGCCAGTTGGGCAAAGACACCACCACCGAGCAAGGCAAAGCGGCAGCGCGTGCGATCGCTATCGACCTGATGGGTACCCTGCACGCTGCGGTGGGTGACCTGAACAAGGTCAAACGTATTGTCAAGGTCATGTCTCTGGTGAACTCCACCGGCGATTTCACCGAGCAACACTTGGTGACCAACGGCGCGAGCGAGCTCTTTGGTGAAGTCTTCGGCCCCGAAGTCGGCGCGCATGCCCGCAGTGCCTTCGGTGTCGCCCAGATCCCGATGGGTGCGTGCGTAGAAATCGAGCTGATTGCCGAAATTGCCTGAGTAGCCATTCCGGTGAACCCATAAAAAAACGCTGCCGCGGCAGCGTTTTTTTTGGTCCCTAACGCAGCCTCAAGTGATGCGCATGGCTCGGCAATTGCGGTGCCATCGGGCGAGTGCTGCCAGCATACGCATCTACCTTGAACACGGCTACCGCCTGTGCCAACTGCGCCGCCTGGTCGCGCAGGCTCTCGGCGGCGGCGGCGCTTTCTTCGACCAAGGCCGCGTTTTGCTGGGTCATCTGGTCGAGGTTCGAAATAGCGTGATTCACGTCAGCAATACCGCTACTCTGTTCGCTCGAGGCGGCTGTGATCTCGCCAATCACATCCACCACCCGGCGCACGCTTTGCACAATCTCTTGCATCGTGGCGCCGGCTGTCGTCACCAGCTGGGTGCCGTGCTCGACCTTGTCGACCGAGGTGCCGATCAAGGTTTTGATTTCTTTGGCGGCCTCAGCGCTGCGCCCGGCTAGCGATCGCACTTCGGAGGCCACCACTGCAAAGCCCCGCCCTTGCTCACCGGCCCGGGCCGCCTCGA from Rhodoferax potami includes these protein-coding regions:
- a CDS encoding circularly permuted type 2 ATP-grasp protein yields the protein MTHSDESRPDPSTESAADVLRFARACRAHESHFDELRGAINSGATDTHLTSVWRQFFNNMEGSSEAALDQHIASLQRQIRDNGVTYNVYADAEGPQRPWSLDLFPLIVDAPDWAHIEAGVQQRMQLLEAVMADVYGPQQLLQRGLLPPALVHGHPGYLRPMAGVQPVGGVHLHVAAFDLARGPDGNWWVVSQRCQAPSGLGYLLENRLAVSRQFPQAFQALKVQRLASTYRALMDSLKNASPAGAQAHIALLTPGPYNETYFEHAYLARYLGLSLVEGSDLLVRDERLYLKTLRGLVPVHGLLKRVDDQYLDPLELRPDSTLGVPGLLQAIRAGNVLVANTPGSAFLESPALLGFLPAIAQALLGERLSLPALPTWWCGERSAMEAALPLLGERTIKPTYPGSSIHPSFDAMLGHTLQQSALDRLAGRIVRQSEEHTVQAYMPLSQMPTWRNPADGKGGSAGMEARSVMLRVFAVSAGRNAQGQPTWQVLPGGLARVAGTSTDIASMQRGGSSADVWALTRGEVDTTTLLPTTLTPAVLAQRKRLVTSRAAENLYWLGRYTERADNTIRLARLALEYLGGEEQSSTPLLQWLTELAQINTLVLPGVPSAVQARRVFERSIIASLASPDGATGVGYNMRALKMAAATVRERLSQEHWATIVRAEEEVFQRCAQLAAQGDYAPNQALRILKDASDHLAAITGAQTDRMTRDDGWRLLSIGRHVERLNFLATALDQSLETGAVDTDGGFEALLGLFDSTITFHAQYQQSRDVAALIDLLVLDRDNPRSLAWVAHTLRGRLAKLAQSPAHELSEMSLQVPSPVRWDLATLCESPADGPVMGPLRTLLKSLCQAAYTVSEDISTTYFTHSGETKQSVGT
- a CDS encoding transglutaminase family protein, with amino-acid sequence MLLQVTHETRYDYQPAVETAQHVAYLEPRAHGSQHVLSHSLIINPQPAQQRSAPDVFGNQRCFFSLQIPHSVLQVRACSLVSTREQIRPQSSLPWETLRDRLRFQAGAAYEAAAEFVFASPFVPRQLEFSGYARPSFVAGTSLIAVACDLMERIHTDFTYESHSTQINTPALQALEQRKGVCQDFAHIMLACWRSMGLPARYVSGYLLTQPAPGQVKLIGSDASHAWVSVYVPDLPEGERWVDFDPTNNRWGWHAPGADYVTVATGRDFGDVSPLRGVIHGGSRHTLTVGVTVEEIRTDSPPAAAPAHNDAPQTQTQTQGPAAGMSQ
- a CDS encoding RidA family protein; translated protein: MSIYDKLAALQIILPPVAIPAAAYVPFVQTGKLVFLSGHIAKKDGKPWVGQLGKDTTTEQGKAAARAIAIDLMGTLHAAVGDLNKVKRIVKVMSLVNSTGDFTEQHLVTNGASELFGEVFGPEVGAHARSAFGVAQIPMGACVEIELIAEIA